In Saccharothrix violaceirubra, the following are encoded in one genomic region:
- a CDS encoding ABC-F family ATP-binding cassette domain-containing protein, whose product MANLVNLESVSKSFGVRPLLDGVSLGVGEGDRIGVVGLNGGGKTTLLEVLAGVAEPDEGRVSRNRGLRMAVVTQRTELPEGSTVRNAVIDPLGFAADHEWAADARVRSILDGLGVTGFGLDAPVATMSGGERRRVALAAALVQELDLVVLDEPTNHLDVEGVRWLADHLLARRTALVVVTHDRWFLDTVCSRTWEVVGGRVEQYEGGYADWIFARAERARLADTLEEKRRNLARKELAWLRRGAPARTSKPRYRIEAAEALISDVPAPRDSVELLAFAKRRLGKTVLELEDASVVVGDRKLVDGLTWRIGPGDRVGIVGVNGSGKTSLLRSLAGELPLAGGSLVRGQTVKLAHLSQELHDLDGSMRVLEAVEEIARRVSLGKQELSASQLAERFGFSSQRQWTPVGDLSGGERRRLQLCRLLMAEPNVLLLDEPTNDLDIDTLQQLEDLLDSWPGTLVVISHDRYLVERVCDQVVALFGDGGLTDLPGGIEEYLRRRTEAQPVTTTAAAPKAPSTAADQRAARKELARLERRLEALHKREAVLHEALAQAATDPERLLALDAELRAVLAEAEDVETQWLTTAESTDS is encoded by the coding sequence ATGGCCAACCTGGTCAACCTGGAGTCCGTCTCCAAGTCCTTCGGCGTGCGCCCGTTGCTCGACGGCGTGTCGCTCGGCGTCGGCGAGGGCGACCGCATCGGCGTCGTCGGCCTCAACGGCGGCGGCAAGACGACGCTGCTCGAAGTCCTCGCAGGCGTTGCCGAACCCGACGAGGGTCGGGTCAGCCGCAACCGCGGCCTGCGCATGGCCGTGGTCACGCAGCGCACCGAACTCCCCGAAGGGTCGACGGTCCGCAACGCCGTGATCGACCCGCTCGGGTTCGCCGCCGACCACGAGTGGGCGGCGGACGCCCGTGTCCGGTCGATCCTCGACGGTCTGGGCGTCACCGGATTCGGTCTGGACGCGCCGGTCGCCACGATGTCCGGTGGCGAGCGTCGACGCGTGGCGCTGGCGGCGGCGCTGGTCCAGGAACTCGACCTGGTCGTGCTGGACGAGCCCACCAACCACCTCGACGTCGAGGGCGTGCGCTGGCTCGCCGACCACCTGCTGGCCCGCCGCACGGCGCTCGTGGTCGTGACCCACGACCGCTGGTTCCTGGACACCGTGTGCTCGCGCACGTGGGAGGTCGTCGGCGGACGCGTCGAGCAGTACGAGGGCGGCTACGCGGACTGGATCTTCGCCCGCGCCGAGCGTGCCCGGCTGGCCGACACCCTGGAGGAGAAGCGCCGCAACCTGGCCCGCAAGGAGCTGGCGTGGCTGCGCCGGGGCGCACCGGCCCGGACGTCCAAGCCCCGCTACCGCATCGAGGCCGCCGAGGCGCTGATCTCGGACGTGCCCGCGCCGCGCGACTCGGTGGAGCTGCTCGCGTTCGCCAAGCGCCGGCTGGGCAAGACCGTGCTGGAGCTGGAGGACGCGTCCGTCGTCGTCGGTGACCGGAAGCTGGTCGACGGGCTGACCTGGCGCATCGGTCCGGGCGACCGCGTCGGGATCGTCGGCGTCAACGGGTCGGGCAAGACCTCGCTGCTGCGCTCGCTGGCCGGCGAACTGCCGTTGGCCGGGGGCAGCCTGGTGCGCGGCCAGACGGTCAAGCTGGCCCACCTGAGTCAGGAACTCCACGACCTCGACGGCTCCATGCGCGTGCTGGAGGCCGTGGAGGAGATCGCCCGTCGCGTGTCGTTGGGCAAGCAGGAGCTGTCCGCGTCCCAGCTGGCCGAGCGGTTCGGCTTCTCGTCGCAACGGCAGTGGACGCCCGTCGGCGACCTGTCCGGTGGCGAGCGCCGACGCCTGCAACTGTGCCGCCTGCTGATGGCCGAGCCGAACGTCCTGCTGCTCGACGAGCCCACCAACGACCTGGACATCGACACCCTCCAGCAGTTGGAGGACCTGCTCGACTCGTGGCCGGGCACGCTGGTGGTGATCTCCCACGACCGCTACCTCGTGGAGCGGGTGTGCGACCAGGTCGTGGCGCTGTTCGGCGACGGCGGCCTGACGGACCTGCCCGGCGGCATCGAGGAGTACCTCCGTCGCCGTACGGAAGCCCAGCCGGTGACCACGACCGCCGCGGCCCCGAAGGCACCTTCGACCGCCGCCGACCAGCGGGCCGCGCGCAAGGAACTGGCCCGGCTGGAACGCCGTCTGGAGGCCTTGCACAAGCGGGAGGCCGTCCTGCACGAGGCGCTGGCCCAGGCCGCCACCGACCCCGAACGCCTGCTGGCCCTGGACGCGGAACTGCGCGCCGTGCTGGCCGAGGCCGAGGACGTCGAAACCCAGTGGCTCACCACCGCCGAGTCCACCGACTCCTAG
- a CDS encoding 4-(cytidine 5'-diphospho)-2-C-methyl-D-erythritol kinase: MLAVVPPPVTVRVPAKVNLHLAVGDQRDDGYHDLVTIFQALSLTDEVTVAVADDPGVEVSGEGADVVPTGPSNLAWRAVRVLAEHAGRDADDPKVRVVIKKSIPVAGGMAGGSADAAATLIGLAALWRLEITKDELAGLAATIGADVPFALYGGTALGTDRGDRIVPVLARHQFHWVLAFDKGGLSTPEVFGELDRLRAEGDPPRVGEAEAVLEGLASGDPRQLALLLGNDLQAAAVSLRPNLRRTLRAGVNAGALAGMVSGSGPTCAFLCTDGDAAVRVAAELAGAGVCRTVRVAQGPVHGARVVGTEEAPRPTPPEVHA, from the coding sequence GTGCTCGCCGTCGTTCCCCCTCCGGTCACCGTCCGCGTCCCGGCCAAGGTCAACCTGCACCTTGCCGTAGGCGATCAGCGCGACGACGGCTACCACGACCTGGTCACGATCTTCCAGGCGCTGTCGCTGACCGACGAGGTCACCGTCGCCGTCGCCGACGACCCGGGCGTCGAGGTGAGCGGCGAGGGCGCGGACGTGGTCCCGACCGGTCCCTCGAACCTGGCGTGGCGGGCCGTGCGCGTGCTGGCCGAGCACGCCGGGCGCGACGCGGACGACCCCAAGGTGCGGGTCGTGATCAAGAAGAGCATCCCGGTCGCCGGCGGCATGGCGGGCGGCAGCGCCGACGCCGCCGCCACCCTGATCGGCCTGGCCGCGCTGTGGCGGCTGGAGATCACCAAGGACGAACTCGCCGGCCTGGCCGCGACGATCGGCGCCGACGTGCCGTTCGCCCTGTACGGCGGCACGGCGCTGGGCACCGACCGCGGCGACCGGATCGTGCCCGTGCTCGCCCGCCACCAGTTCCACTGGGTGCTGGCGTTCGACAAGGGCGGCCTGTCCACGCCCGAGGTGTTCGGCGAACTCGACCGGCTGCGCGCCGAGGGCGACCCGCCCCGCGTCGGCGAGGCCGAGGCCGTGCTCGAAGGGCTGGCCTCGGGCGACCCCCGGCAGCTCGCGCTGCTGCTGGGCAACGACCTCCAGGCCGCGGCCGTCTCGCTGCGGCCCAACCTGCGCCGCACGCTGCGGGCCGGCGTCAACGCGGGCGCGCTGGCCGGCATGGTGTCCGGCTCCGGGCCGACCTGCGCGTTCCTGTGCACGGACGGCGACGCGGCCGTGCGCGTGGCCGCCGAACTCGCGGGCGCGGGCGTGTGCCGCACGGTCCGCGTCGCCCAGGGCCCGGTGCACGGCGCACGGGTGGTCGGCACCGAGGAGGCGCCGCGCCCGACGCCGCCCGAGGTCCACGCGTAA
- a CDS encoding MetQ/NlpA family ABC transporter substrate-binding protein, with product MRIRAALLTAALLIGVTACGSADQGAAGNPEAALKVGVSPVPHAQILRYVADNLAKDKGLKIEIVEFSDYVQPNTALVDKSLDANYFQTVPYLESFKTDSGSQLEWIGPVHLEPLGLYSKKIKKLDELASGAKVGLANDAANEARGLRLLQANGLIKLKAGTEKTATTKDVAENPKNLQFVTLEAAQLPRSLEDTDVSVINGNYAIDAGLKPAADALVLEKAEGNPNANGLVTRPELKDDKRIKDLLGLLQSQQVKDYINKEFNGSVLPV from the coding sequence ATGCGTATTCGTGCTGCCCTCCTGACCGCCGCGCTGCTGATCGGCGTGACGGCGTGCGGGAGTGCCGACCAGGGCGCCGCCGGCAACCCCGAGGCCGCCCTCAAGGTCGGCGTGAGCCCCGTCCCCCATGCGCAGATCCTGCGTTATGTGGCGGACAACCTGGCCAAGGACAAGGGTCTGAAGATCGAGATCGTCGAGTTCAGCGACTACGTCCAGCCGAACACCGCGCTGGTCGACAAGTCGTTGGACGCCAACTACTTCCAGACCGTGCCGTACCTGGAGTCCTTCAAGACCGACAGCGGCTCGCAGCTGGAGTGGATCGGTCCGGTCCACCTGGAGCCGCTCGGCCTGTACTCGAAGAAGATCAAGAAGCTCGACGAGCTGGCGTCCGGTGCGAAGGTCGGCCTGGCCAACGACGCCGCCAACGAGGCGCGCGGCCTGCGGCTGCTCCAGGCGAACGGCCTGATCAAGCTCAAGGCGGGCACGGAGAAGACCGCGACGACCAAGGACGTCGCGGAGAACCCGAAGAACCTCCAGTTCGTCACGCTCGAAGCCGCGCAGCTCCCGCGCTCGCTCGAGGACACCGACGTGTCGGTGATCAACGGCAACTACGCGATCGACGCCGGTCTCAAGCCCGCGGCCGACGCCCTGGTGCTGGAGAAGGCCGAGGGCAACCCGAACGCGAACGGTCTGGTCACCCGGCCCGAGCTGAAGGACGACAAGCGGATCAAGGACCTGCTCGGTCTGCTCCAGTCCCAGCAGGTGAAGGACTACATCAACAAGGAGTTCAACGGGTCCGTGCTGCCCGTCTGA
- a CDS encoding methionine ABC transporter permease: MRKSTPWSTVFDDLLVATGDTLYMVAVSTLIATLLGIPVGVWLQLTAPGGLKPRPVVHRLLGFVVDLGRSMPFLVLLILLMSLTRLLLGNTIGASAAIVPLSIGAIPFVGRLVQNVLSEVHVSVVEAAVTTGASTLRIVRSVLLRESLPALINAIGVTAIALLGYSAMAGVVGGGGLGDLAVRYGYQRFDDRYLWSTVIVLAIFATIMQYGFNRAARAVDRRRHASI; this comes from the coding sequence GTGAGGAAGTCGACCCCCTGGTCCACCGTGTTCGACGATCTCCTTGTCGCGACAGGGGACACGTTGTACATGGTGGCCGTCTCCACCCTGATCGCGACCTTGCTCGGCATCCCCGTCGGCGTCTGGCTTCAGCTCACCGCTCCCGGTGGGCTGAAGCCCCGGCCGGTGGTGCACCGACTGCTCGGGTTCGTCGTGGACCTCGGCCGTTCGATGCCGTTCCTGGTCCTGCTCATCCTGCTGATGTCGCTGACGAGGCTGTTGCTCGGCAACACGATCGGGGCCAGCGCGGCGATCGTGCCGCTGTCCATCGGCGCGATCCCGTTCGTCGGCAGGCTGGTGCAGAACGTGCTCTCGGAAGTGCACGTGTCGGTGGTGGAGGCTGCGGTGACGACCGGCGCCTCGACGTTGCGAATCGTCCGCAGCGTCCTGTTGCGTGAATCGTTGCCCGCTTTGATCAATGCGATCGGCGTGACCGCGATCGCATTGCTGGGGTATTCGGCGATGGCCGGTGTCGTCGGCGGCGGTGGTCTGGGCGACCTGGCCGTCCGGTACGGCTACCAGCGCTTCGACGACCGCTACCTGTGGTCGACGGTGATCGTCCTCGCTATTTTCGCCACGATCATGCAATACGGCTTCAACCGTGCCGCCCGCGCCGTCGACCGGCGCCGGCACGCCTCGATCTGA
- a CDS encoding methionine ABC transporter ATP-binding protein, which translates to MITVENLTKSFPGGAGQVRALDGVNLEVEAGTVLGVVGPSGAGKSTLARCVALLERPDSGAIRVDGTDLVSLGGTALRAARRQIGVVPQGDSLLRQRTAAGNIALPLESAGVPGPQRRTRVAELLDLVGLTDKAASYPDQLSGGQRQRIAVARALAASPSVLLADEPTSALDPDTTGSVLTVLDRARAELGVTVLVVTHDMGVVRKICDDVAVLENGRVVEHGKVLDLVSDADSRTASSLLPAVDQNPASEGRYDRVADVVLVGFAAVGALLPEATSRFGVDLNLLGGGLTRLGETPVARFRVGLSGERADSALEWISEAGGAVRRAAKGPQGVAA; encoded by the coding sequence GTGATCACTGTTGAGAACCTCACCAAGTCCTTTCCCGGCGGTGCCGGGCAGGTTCGCGCCCTGGACGGCGTGAACCTCGAAGTGGAGGCCGGCACGGTCCTCGGCGTCGTCGGCCCCAGCGGTGCCGGCAAGTCCACTTTGGCCCGGTGCGTCGCGCTGCTGGAGCGTCCGGACAGTGGTGCGATCCGCGTCGACGGAACCGACCTCGTCTCGCTCGGCGGCACCGCGCTGCGTGCCGCCCGCCGGCAGATCGGCGTTGTGCCGCAAGGGGATTCGCTGCTGCGTCAGCGGACCGCCGCGGGCAACATCGCGCTGCCGCTGGAGTCCGCCGGCGTGCCCGGCCCGCAGCGGCGCACCCGCGTCGCCGAGCTGCTCGACCTCGTCGGCCTGACCGACAAGGCGGCGTCCTACCCGGACCAGCTCTCCGGCGGCCAGCGCCAGCGGATCGCGGTGGCGCGTGCGCTCGCCGCGTCCCCGTCGGTGCTGCTGGCCGACGAGCCGACGTCCGCGCTCGACCCCGACACGACCGGCTCGGTGCTCACGGTCCTGGACCGCGCGCGGGCCGAACTCGGTGTGACCGTCCTCGTCGTGACCCACGACATGGGCGTCGTGCGGAAGATCTGCGACGACGTCGCGGTGCTGGAGAACGGCCGCGTGGTCGAGCACGGCAAGGTGCTGGACCTGGTGTCCGACGCCGACAGCCGCACGGCTTCGTCGCTGCTGCCCGCCGTGGACCAGAACCCCGCGTCCGAGGGTCGCTACGACCGCGTGGCGGACGTCGTGCTGGTCGGCTTCGCGGCCGTCGGCGCGCTGCTGCCCGAGGCCACCAGCCGGTTCGGGGTCGACCTGAACCTGCTCGGCGGCGGCCTGACCCGGCTCGGCGAGACCCCGGTCGCGCGGTTCCGCGTCGGCCTGTCCGGTGAGCGCGCGGACTCGGCCCTCGAGTGGATCTCCGAGGCCGGCGGTGCGGTGCGTCGTGCGGCGAAGGGTCCGCAGGGTGTAGCTGCGTGA
- the rsmA gene encoding 16S rRNA (adenine(1518)-N(6)/adenine(1519)-N(6))-dimethyltransferase RsmA produces the protein MTETSSSAGPGSSLLGPADVRRLAAELDIRPTKKLGQNFVHDPNTVRKIVAAAELSPDDVVLEVGPGLGSLTLALLPACRSVVAVEIDPVLAAKLPETAADRAPDLARRLHVVPADAMKVTAADLPVQPTALVANLPYNVAVPVVLHLLAELPSLRSGLVMVQAEVADRMAAGPGSRVYGVPSVKLAWYADARRAGPVSRSVFWPVPNVDSALVAFTVRDTLPSTVDRRALFTLIDAAFAQRRKTLRGALAGWAGSAAEAERLLTVAGVDPGVRGEQLAVSEFVRIAEASALR, from the coding sequence GTGACTGAGACTTCGTCGTCGGCAGGCCCTGGGAGTTCGCTCCTGGGGCCTGCCGACGTTCGGCGGTTGGCGGCCGAACTGGACATCCGGCCGACCAAGAAGCTGGGCCAGAACTTCGTGCACGACCCCAACACCGTGCGCAAGATCGTGGCCGCCGCCGAGTTGTCGCCCGACGACGTCGTGCTCGAAGTGGGACCCGGTCTGGGGTCGTTGACGCTGGCGCTGTTGCCGGCCTGTCGGTCCGTCGTGGCGGTGGAGATCGACCCCGTCCTTGCCGCCAAGCTGCCGGAGACCGCGGCCGACCGTGCGCCCGACCTTGCCCGGCGCCTGCACGTCGTGCCTGCCGACGCGATGAAGGTCACCGCCGCCGATCTGCCTGTCCAGCCCACGGCGCTGGTCGCGAACCTGCCCTACAACGTGGCCGTCCCGGTCGTCCTGCACCTGCTGGCCGAGCTGCCTTCGTTGCGATCCGGTCTCGTCATGGTCCAGGCCGAGGTCGCGGACCGCATGGCGGCGGGCCCCGGCAGCCGGGTCTACGGGGTGCCGAGCGTGAAGCTCGCCTGGTACGCGGATGCCCGGCGCGCGGGTCCGGTGTCACGATCGGTGTTCTGGCCGGTACCCAACGTCGACTCCGCGCTGGTCGCGTTCACGGTCCGCGACACCCTTCCGTCCACTGTGGACAGGCGAGCCCTCTTCACCTTGATCGATGCGGCTTTCGCCCAGCGGCGCAAGACCCTGCGCGGTGCTCTCGCGGGGTGGGCGGGGTCGGCGGCCGAGGCCGAGCGGTTGCTCACGGTTGCGGGTGTTGATCCCGGAGTGCGCGGCGAGCAATTGGCCGTCAGTGAGTTCGTCCGGATAGCCGAGGCTTCGGCACTGCGTTAG
- a CDS encoding resuscitation-promoting factor, which yields MSSFNEDTDWFTPVKSTSVDVLDRPEPSEWDTTVFSITPDDVLEVLGPDADEVLANANVDVDELIRLINAETTLLPPIIFPDEVSQAGPALDEPDAPPAALVESAGKWKRRFLKAAVAAVLVSIGGGTATAYAMNKDVTVDIDGEVRTVSTFDDTVGEILADEGIAVGEHDALSPSPQAEITDGGRITLDRGRLVKATVDGEQREGWVRSVNVGEALDQLKVDDEGAWISQNRDMAVPLAGLSVEVKTLKTITLFDGANEARKLDTTALTVDELLKTENLSLGPDDKLETAADLRITDGAEVHISRTGVSVINATEPIQPPVEEVKDDTLMRGEKQVVEPGEAGEQIVTYRVTVKNGKEVGREKLGVKVTKEPKAKKVKVGTKLPPDGAVWDKLAQCEATGNWAINTGNGYYGGLQFDKGTWDAYGGSAYAAYPHQASREQQIAIATKVRDARGGYSAWPACQAKLGLP from the coding sequence GTGAGTTCGTTCAACGAGGACACCGACTGGTTCACCCCGGTCAAGTCGACCTCGGTCGACGTGCTGGACAGACCGGAACCCTCCGAGTGGGACACCACGGTCTTCAGCATCACGCCGGACGACGTCCTGGAGGTCCTCGGACCCGACGCCGACGAGGTCCTGGCCAACGCGAACGTCGACGTCGACGAGCTGATCCGGCTCATCAACGCCGAGACCACGCTCCTGCCCCCGATCATCTTCCCGGACGAGGTCTCCCAGGCCGGCCCCGCGCTCGACGAACCCGACGCGCCGCCCGCCGCCCTGGTCGAGTCCGCCGGCAAGTGGAAGCGCCGCTTCCTCAAGGCCGCCGTGGCCGCCGTGCTGGTGAGCATCGGCGGTGGCACCGCGACCGCCTACGCCATGAACAAGGACGTGACCGTCGACATCGACGGCGAGGTCCGCACGGTCAGCACGTTCGACGACACCGTCGGCGAGATCCTCGCCGACGAGGGCATCGCCGTCGGCGAGCACGACGCCCTGAGCCCCTCGCCCCAGGCCGAGATCACCGACGGCGGTCGGATCACCCTCGACCGCGGGCGCCTGGTGAAGGCGACGGTCGACGGCGAGCAGCGCGAGGGCTGGGTCCGCTCGGTCAACGTCGGCGAGGCGCTCGACCAGCTCAAGGTCGACGACGAAGGCGCCTGGATCTCGCAGAACCGCGACATGGCCGTGCCGCTGGCCGGGCTGTCCGTCGAGGTCAAGACCCTCAAGACGATCACCCTGTTCGACGGCGCCAACGAGGCGCGCAAGCTCGACACGACGGCGTTGACCGTCGACGAGCTGCTCAAGACCGAGAACCTCAGCCTCGGCCCGGACGACAAGCTCGAGACCGCCGCCGACCTGCGCATCACCGACGGCGCCGAGGTCCACATCAGCCGGACCGGCGTGTCCGTGATCAACGCGACCGAGCCGATCCAGCCGCCGGTCGAAGAGGTCAAGGACGACACCCTGATGCGGGGTGAGAAGCAGGTCGTCGAGCCCGGTGAGGCCGGCGAGCAGATCGTCACCTACCGCGTGACCGTCAAGAACGGTAAGGAAGTCGGCCGCGAGAAGCTCGGCGTCAAGGTCACCAAGGAGCCGAAGGCCAAGAAGGTGAAGGTCGGCACCAAGCTCCCGCCGGACGGCGCGGTGTGGGACAAGCTCGCGCAGTGCGAGGCCACGGGCAACTGGGCCATCAACACCGGTAACGGCTACTACGGCGGCCTCCAGTTCGACAAGGGCACGTGGGACGCCTACGGCGGCTCCGCGTACGCCGCGTACCCGCACCAGGCCAGCCGCGAGCAGCAGATCGCCATCGCCACCAAGGTCCGCGACGCCCGCGGCGGCTACTCGGCGTGGCCCGCGTGCCAGGCGAAGCTGGGCCTGCCGTAA